A single genomic interval of Pomacea canaliculata isolate SZHN2017 linkage group LG5, ASM307304v1, whole genome shotgun sequence harbors:
- the LOC112564384 gene encoding putative G-protein coupled receptor F59B2.13: MNNTNDTESELFQYYRTIEYQYYKVYIWVLVGVGVPGNVACILVTTSMTLTTATLYMSLLAVADLLALVLKLIFHQMYIYEVPLNTIGCKMEVFVALVSCYANWTLVLVCLERFLSIRFPLKKKIYFTKNRPILIAVLLGMILCLCNLYAFIQLDHREESYCSYPDSSFDFVRTYWYWITAFIYYFLPFILLLIFPFLIIVSLRRQRKAREAMVRTTPDTSGETTQTRVEVAISVMVVCDAIVVFVTFAPICILNLIKPFDTLNHGTIHTRFTVTMLEFMARTLSEVNYAVDFVIYFAASKKFRSRFKKLIRKCLTCRCRRDQE; this comes from the exons ATGAACAACACAAACGATACTGAATCGGAGCTCTTCCAATACTACAGGACAATTGAGTATCAATATTACAAAGTGTAC ATCTGGGTGCTGGTAGGTGTGGGTGTGCCTGGCAATGTCGCCTGCATCTTAGTAACCACATCCATGACCCTCACTACAGCCACCTTATACATGTCCTTGCTGGCCGTAGCTGACCTGCTGGCTCTAGTACTTAAGCTTATATTTCACCAGATGTACATTTACGAAGTGCCATTAAATACCATTGGTTGTAAAATGGAAGTGTTTGTAGCATTAGTCAGCTGCTACGCCAACTGGACTCTGGTGCTGGTGTGTTTGGAACGGTTTCTATCCATTCGCTTTCCTCTCAAGAAGAAAATCTACTTTACCAAGAATAGACCTATTCTCATCGCCGTGTTACTGGGGATGATACTGTGTTTGTGTAATCTTTATGCGTTCATTCAATTAGACCACAGAGAGGAGAGTTACTGTAGTTATCCGGATTCGTCTTTTGATTTCGTCAGAACCTACTGGTACTGGATTACAGCCTTCATCTACTATTTTCTTcccttcatcctcctcctcatctttccTTTCCTAATCATCGTCAGTCTCAGGCGACAACGAAAGGCGCGCGAGGCCATGGTAAGGACAACCCCGGACacgtcaggggagacaacgcaGACAAGAGTTGAGGTCGCCATCTCTGTCATGGTGGTGTGCGATGCAATCGTCGTCTTCGTCACCTTCGCTCCGATCTGCATCTTGAACCTTATTAAACCATTCGACACATTGAACCATGGTACCATTCACACAAGGTTTACGGTGACAATGTTAGAGTTTATGGCAAGAACTTTATCAGAAGTGAACTACGCTGTAGACTTTGTGATATACTTTGCGGCCTCCAAGAAGTTCCGTTCTCGTTTTAAAAAGCTGATTAGAAAATGTTTGACCTGCAGGTGTAGAAGAGATCAAGAGTAG